The Thermomonospora amylolytica sequence CCGGGGCTTGCTCCCGTATCGGCTCGTTGGCACGGCCCCGCGGGTTAGGACGTGCGGTGATCCTGCCTGCCGCGCCGTCCCGGGCAGGGGCGCGGGCAAGCCCCTACCGCACTTCGCGGGGCGGAGCCCCCGGGATGGTCGGGGCGCTACGTGAAGCCTGCCGGAACGCATGGTGTCCGCGTGCCCGCTGCGGCGCACTGTGCGCCCTAGAGAGCACCGAGCGGCCGGCCCGGTTCGGGGATTAAGGGTCGTTCGGTCTCCGTGGCTTTCAGCCCGCGTCAGGGACGAGCCCGCCATAGGCGTCACGCTCGCGGTCGCGGTAGGTATGGCCGAAGCGTCCGTCGGGCACGGCAGAGCCGACCAGCGCGGCGGCACCGTACGCAAGCGTCGATAGGCTCGAGCGTGGGTCCCTCACGGGGCCACGGGGCGGGGCACGGTTGGTGTGGTAGCTACGTGCCCCGTCCCGCTGAAATACGCGGAGGTGTCCGCATGGTAGGACGCCACCAGACACGACAAAGCCACGGCACCCTACGGGCTACCGTGGCTTTCCCGTTCGGCCGTCTGCGGGCCGCTCAGAGCGTTACGCGGGCTGTTCCGTGTCTGCCCATTGGATGGTCACTCGCGCATCTCCGTCCCACGGTGCGCCGCGACGTGGGGCCTTGCATACCGTGATCCGGTCTATCGCAAGCCGGATGAGATCGCGCTTCGTCGGTATGTCAGCCGCTTCCCATGCCTCACCCAATTGTGCGTGGTCCAGGATCATGCCGATTTCGATTGTCTGAGCAGCGAACGCCGCAGCGCGTTTCTGTGCCTCCGCTAGCGTCGCTTCCGCCTCGCGGACGAGGCGCGGGAAGTGCTTGCCCATTGCCCCGCTGTAGAGACCTGCCTGACGGTCGTTCGCGAGTTGCTCAATAGCAGCCTCCGCCTCTCGCACGGCCGCGAGCGCTTCCGTTGCTTCCTCTACCGCCTCCGTAGCGGTGAGCAACTGCCAGCGCTCCGCGATGATATGCACAAGGGCGTCATCCGGTTCGGCCGCGGAAAGCCGTGCGGACCATCGGGCAACAATGTAAGCATCGATGTGGGTCCGCATGACGGATGCGGGAGCGGGGCACGGCTTTCCGCTCGCGTGGGCGTTGCACACGTAGGAACGGCCCATGACGCACATGGATGCGCCGCAGCCGGCGCATCGGAGTAGGTCAGTCAGTAGATGTGTGGCGACCCCGGGGCGCGTGCCCAGGCTTCCCCGCTGGTGTCCCGCCTGCACGCGGCGCGCACGCTTCACGAGATCAGCCGGAACGGGCTCCACCCCTTCCGCGAAGACAGGGACGCGTTCGCCCTTGCGATTGCGGTATAGAACCGGCGTGGTGTCCCTACCGGACTTCGCGACGACTTGCCACCCCTCGTACACCGGATTCCGGATGATGCGGCGGATCGTGCTGTCACGCCACGTTCCCCCTGACGGGGACAGGATGTGCTCCGTATTGAG is a genomic window containing:
- a CDS encoding recombinase family protein, translating into MQEIDLYLRKSKRVREGESALTFRAQEAKGRAWAEANGYTVRKVWADNLSAYSDVRRPQFEKALKALKNGEVPALWAYALDRFSRKGAADVVPILGKARVIFDYEGLDSVNDRDRRWIIMKAEDAREYSARLSQGVRDTKARQRDEGAWLSAAPYGLRIADKRSRKLEHDPKTWPIVLRVFECIASGVSARKLADILNTEHILSPSGGTWRDSTIRRIIRNPVYEGWQVVAKSGRDTTPVLYRNRKGERVPVFAEGVEPVPADLVKRARRVQAGHQRGSLGTRPGVATHLLTDLLRCAGCGASMCVMGRSYVCNAHASGKPCPAPASVMRTHIDAYIVARWSARLSAAEPDDALVHIIAERWQLLTATEAVEEATEALAAVREAEAAIEQLANDRQAGLYSGAMGKHFPRLVREAEATLAEAQKRAAAFAAQTIEIGMILDHAQLGEAWEAADIPTKRDLIRLAIDRITVCKAPRRGAPWDGDARVTIQWADTEQPA